In Marinibacterium anthonyi, the DNA window CCAGGTTGCCGGGGCCAAAGGCGATTTCGTCCCGCACGGTAAAGGCAAAGCCCGACAATTGCTGCATCGGCACCTGTCCGACGAATTGCACGGTCGCGGCGGCCTCTTCGGGCGGCAGGTCGGCCCAGGGCTTGCCGTCGATCAGCACCGCGCCGGCGCTGGCGGCGAAGGCGCCGCGCGGCAGCCAGCCGGCCATCCACTGCGCCAGCGTGCTCTTGCCCGATCCGTTGCCGCCCAGGATCGCCAGCTTCTCGCCGGGCGCCACCGACAGGGATACGTCGCGCAGCACCGGATCGGTGGCGGCGTCATAGGAAAAGGTCAGGTCCCGGACCTCGATCAGTGCCACAGGATGCCTCCGATGATGAGAAACGGCGTCGAGCCGAGGATGATCCAGCGCGCGGCCCGTTGCGCGCGGCTGTCGGCGGGCGCGTCCAGCACCGTGCGGCGCGGTTTCGCGCGAAAGCCGCGACCGTCCAGCACCTGCGCGCGGTGGTCGATATCGGCCAGCGCCAGCGTCACCAGCGGCATCAGCAGCGCCGGAAAGGCGCGGATGCGGGTCATCAGGCTGCCCTGCAGGTCCAGCCCGCGCGCCATCTGCGCCTCGCGGATCGCTTTGGCGCGTTGGGTGAAGGGTTCCAGCAGCAACAGCGGGCTTGCGATCACGTAGGCCACGCCGGGGGAAAAGCCGTGACCGTCCAGCGACTTCAGCAACCGCGCCGGATGCGTCGTTGTCACGAACAGAAGCGATCCGGTCAGCAGCACGGCGATGCGTCCGATGATGCGCAGCATGTAGATCAGCCCGTCGCGGCTGAGGTTCAGACCCAGCATGTCGAACCGCCCGCCGTGATCGACCAGCAGCCCGTGGACCACGAAAAGCGCCAGGGCCAGCGGCCCCAGTGTCAGGAATAGCCGATGGGCAAAGACCCGCCCGGCCCCCGCCGACACGCCCACGAGCGTCGCGAGGATGGCCAGCGGGATCGTCGCCTGCGGTGGCAGCGCAAAGGCCGCCACTGCCGCCCAGACCACGCCCGAAAGCTTGGTCAGGGGGTTGAGGCGATGCAGGGCGCCGCGACCCGGTACATAAAGCAGGGCGTGGTCCCCCCCGGTATTCGCGGCGACCATGGCTCAGGCTTTCTTCGAATGGCCGAAAAAGGCAAAGCCCGAGGTAAAGCGCAGCGGCAGGCGCTTGACGATGACCCAGGCGATCAGACAGGTCAGGATCTTGTCGGCCAGGTTCTGCGCCAGGTTCGCGATGGCGACCGACTGCACCAGCTCATTTCCGACGGCCAGCAGATAGGCGGTCGCGAAATCGGTGCCCGCACCGGTGACACCACCGAACATGTAGACGATGATCGGCACGGCCACGATGGTCGAAGCCACGGCGATCACCGCGCCGGCGACCACGGTCATGCCGATGGTGCGGAACCAGCCCAGCCGCGCCAGGTAGCCCGCCAGAAGGCCGATGACCATCGACACCGGAAAGAACGCCGCCGCGCTCGGGTCCGAGATCAGGCCCCAGATCAGGTTGGTCAGCAGACCGGTCAGCGCGCCCGCCAGCGGTCCGGCGAGGATGCCGACCAGCACGGTGCCGACCGCATCGATGTAAAGCGGCAGCTTGATCCAGACGGCGATCTGGCCGACCACCACGTTGATGACGATCGCGACCGCCATGAGTACCAGTGTCTTCGTGTCGAGTTTCATGGGTTCCTGTTCCCTGTCCGTTGGTCCGTCCGGTCTTTCACGACCGGTCTTTCGGGGTAGTACCGCCCGCCGGGCCGGCGTCTTCGGTCCGCTCCTTCGGGCGAATGACAAGCTCGGGGTAGCCCGATGCGTCGCAGGGTTCGCGGGTGAAGACAGTGTCGTCCAGCACCAGCAGCACCAGTTCCAGCGTCGTGTAGACCCGGCAGCCGCGCATCAGGTGGCCGCCGATCATGCGCCCCTCGCCGTCAGAGATCGACAGGTGGACATGGGCGCCGCCTTTCGCGTCACTCGGGGCGCCGTTCAGCGCCTCGCCCGGGGCCGCGCATTCCAGCGTGCCGATCAGCGAACAGATCTCGAAATGGCCCTTCAGGCGCGTGGTCTCTTCGCGGTTGGCGTAACGGATCGCCGCGTCGGTCAGCGAGCCCACCGACGAAACGATGGCACAGGCGGTGATGGCGTGCCGGACGACGAAGGCCTGCAGCGCCTCCATCACGTCCTCGCCGGGTTTCAGGCGCAGGGCCACGTGGCGGCCATGGCTGTAAAGCGGGGTGTCGACGGTGGATGTCATGATGTCTTTCCCGTTGCGCCGCGCTCAAGCTCCTGTTGGGCCTGCATCGCCTCGCGCACGATACCCAGGGGTGTCGGGCGCAGCGGCAGGTGGGCGCGGTTGTAGGACGCGGCTTTGGCCGGAACCCCGGCCTGGGCCAGGGCGGCGGTGATGCCGGCGGTGCAGATGCGTCCCTGGCAGGGCCCCATGCCGGCGCGGGTCCAGAGCTTGACGGCCATCGTCTCGCGCGCACCCTCCGCCACGGCGGCGTTGATGTCGGCCACGGTCACGTCCTCGCAGCGGCAGACCGGCATGTCACCGGGCAGCGCGATCGGCAGGCTTTGCGGCACCGGGTAAAGCGCGGCCAGGTCGGCGGCAAAGCGGCGCGCGGCCCGAAGCTGTTGGCGCGCCGCCGGATCCGCCTTGGCGGCAAAGCCCAGCGAACCCGCCGCCGCCGTGCCCGCGATCTGCCCCGACAGCCGCGCCGGGCGCATGCCGCCGATGCCCAGCGTCTCGCCCGCCGCCCAGAGGCCGGGAACCGATGTCTCGCCCGTTTCGCCGCCCCGGCAATACCAGCCGCCAAGCGCCGGGTCGTGATCGTGGTGCGCGCCAAGCGCCGTGGTCAGGTCGATCACCGGCTGGAACCCGTAGCCGATGGCCAGCGTCCCGACACCCTCGATCACCGTGGCGCCCGACATGTCGGGGCGCCCGTCGGCGCCCAGGGGCGCGATCTCCACCGCTTCCAGGTGATCCGCGCCAAGCGCGCGGGTGACGATGTGGCGCCGGTGGCGCGTGGCGCCCGTGCGGCGCAGGCTTGTCAGCAGGTCCACCGCCTCGGGCAGACGGCCCGGGTGGCGCAGCATCAGCGCCGCGCCGTCGCGCAGCCCCGGCGCTTTCATCTCGACC includes these proteins:
- the ecfT gene encoding Energy-coupling factor transporter transmembrane protein EcfT, with amino-acid sequence MVAANTGGDHALLYVPGRGALHRLNPLTKLSGVVWAAVAAFALPPQATIPLAILATLVGVSAGAGRVFAHRLFLTLGPLALALFVVHGLLVDHGGRFDMLGLNLSRDGLIYMLRIIGRIAVLLTGSLLFVTTTHPARLLKSLDGHGFSPGVAYVIASPLLLLEPFTQRAKAIREAQMARGLDLQGSLMTRIRAFPALLMPLVTLALADIDHRAQVLDGRGFRAKPRRTVLDAPADSRAQRAARWIILGSTPFLIIGGILWH
- the hcnB gene encoding Hydrogen cyanide synthase subunit HcnB — translated: MKGDIAVVGAGPAGLAAALAAARTGARVICIDLYPTPGGQYAMQPGQPDSAFATTGPVQLGQAAARAATEAGVEIVTGAEVFWGARLDDGRFCLSAQQAGRALSIEARALVVAAGAMERPLPFPGWTLPGVIGAAAAQRMLKTGSGALPLRDKAVLAGNGAFLMAVAQSFAKAGARLDYLVEMKAPGLRDGAALMLRHPGRLPEAVDLLTSLRRTGATRHRRHIVTRALGADHLEAVEIAPLGADGRPDMSGATVIEGVGTLAIGYGFQPVIDLTTALGAHHDHDPALGGWYCRGGETGETSVPGLWAAGETLGIGGMRPARLSGQIAGTAAAGSLGFAAKADPAARQQLRAARRFAADLAALYPVPQSLPIALPGDMPVCRCEDVTVADINAAVAEGARETMAVKLWTRAGMGPCQGRICTAGITAALAQAGVPAKAASYNRAHLPLRPTPLGIVREAMQAQQELERGATGKTS